Proteins found in one Physeter macrocephalus isolate SW-GA chromosome 17, ASM283717v5, whole genome shotgun sequence genomic segment:
- the LOC102975693 gene encoding LOW QUALITY PROTEIN: 4-hydroxybenzoate polyprenyltransferase, mitochondrial-like (The sequence of the model RefSeq protein was modified relative to this genomic sequence to represent the inferred CDS: inserted 2 bases in 1 codon; substituted 1 base at 1 genomic stop codon) has protein sequence MAGCRFRDVPKLDVAHCWGPRSPGAEAWGSRARTQAWLWGARGRSLALAHAARELHTGDRRHSAGVGPGGRRLSLSEAGIVNSAPHRLQPHLCLMRLDKPIGTWLPYLPCTXSTAFAAQPGGFPDWYILSLFGTGAVLLRGAGCTINDVWERDYDKKVTRTASHPIAAGDISTFQSFVFLGGQLDLALGVLLCLNYYSIAFGAAALLLVITHLLMKRITYWPQLALGLTFNWEASRGWSAIKGSCDPSVCLPLYFSGIMWTXIYDTIYARQDKTDDALIVKSTAVLFREDTKQWLGGFSVAMLGALSLLGVNNGQPVPYCTALAAAAGAHLAHQVYTLDIHRPEDCWDKFTSNRTVGLIIFLGIVLGNLWKEKEADETKKNIDNRMEN, from the exons AGGCGTGGGGCTCGCGGGCCAGGACGCAGGCGTGGCTATGGGGCGCACGCGGCCGCTCCCTGGCCTTGGCGCACGCTGCCCGTGAGCTCCACACGGGAGACCGGCGGCACTCGGCGGGGGTGGGGCCGGGCGGGCGTCGTCTGAGCCTGTCGGAGGCGGGGATCGTGAATTCGGCGCCCCACCGTCTGCAGCCCCACCTGTGCCTCATGCGATTGGACAAGCCCATCGGAACCTGGCTGCCGTATCTGCCATGTACTTAGAGCACTGCTTTCGCAGCCCAACCAGGTGGTTTTCCGGATTGGTACATATTATCCCTCTTTGGCACTGGAGCTGTTCTGCTGCGTGGAGCAGGCTGTACTATTAATGACGTGTGGGAACGGGACTACGATAAAAAGGTTACAAGAACAGCAAGTCACCCAATAGCTGCTGGAGACATTTCAACTTTTCAATCCTTTGTTTTTCTCGGGGGACAGCTGGACTTGGCACTAGGCGTTCTTCTGTGTCTGAATTACTACAGTATAGCTTTTGGAGCGGCAGCCCTACTTCTTGTCATCACCCACCTGCTAATGAAGAGAATTACATACTGGCCTCAATTAGCCTTGGGGTTGACTTTTAATTGGGAAGCATCACGTGGATGGTCTGCTATCAAGGGCTCCTGTGATCCATCTGTTTGcctccctctttatttttctggaattatGTGGAC CATATACGATACTATCTATGCTCGTCAGGACAAGACAGATGATGCTCTGATCGTGAAGTCCACGGCAGTGCTGTTCCGTGAAGATACCAAGCAGTGGCTCGGTGGCTTCAGTGTGGCAATGCTGGGGGCGCTGAGCCTGCTGGGAGTGAACAACGGTCAGCCTGTGCCCTACTGCACTGCTCTggctgctgcagcaggagcccaTCTGGCTCACCAGGTTTACACTCTGGATATCCACAGACCTGAGGATTGCTGGGATAAATTCACCTCCAACAGAACAGTAggactaataatttttttagggATTGTCCTTGGGAATTTGTggaaagaaaaggaggcagatgaaacaaagaaaaatatagataatagaATGGAAAATTAG